A window from Littorina saxatilis isolate snail1 linkage group LG9, US_GU_Lsax_2.0, whole genome shotgun sequence encodes these proteins:
- the LOC138976931 gene encoding tripartite motif-containing protein 59-like: MAAGSNGVNINTCAVCLDTYHEPRFLPCHHTFCAKCITDLANRHTRRRFPCPSCRKPTSLPQGGVAALQANFYIKTQSENNEMCKIHTKKELEFYCVRCQEAICINCKMTKHEQHQTDDLHTAIQHKQLLTDKSRLQKAEKHLRESLKTTRAEQQALLDKKAAVEKNIRDRHAVMVAAADKFRDEALGSLCSVSTDIEGDIDQILKQQENNLKELLRIKRQVERAYDLRRASDVITAVHEMKTGRCSEQAVDKLTSQGLKTVCRPVLHFKVTGDVILQKTRDFMGTVTKMEMEVAAPEVRVVKRFPCGKEADVEVFSLCHVDRSPPVVWVSCERRQLKEDAPVELYSEDGEYKKNDVQVGKVSYRRRAKGKSMRPVHRAGCIDTHCKALNTAHRMNNNLSGKAEVDIVRVISTDPLKTERKTEFTINVGAHRAFDVDDTQQFFVVVEESQLPDIWRKVKLYRRHGADAISTYSPPAHLPCCQPSDVCFYRLGGQHVLLVTDEENDAIHVVDVSGGCLRFVRYLAPGCPWLIQPTAITVDVSARLWLACRGGTIICLEPVDK; encoded by the coding sequence ATGGCTGCCGGTAGTAATGGAGTGAATATAAACACCTGTGCTGTGTGTTTGGACACGTATCACGAACCAAGGTTTCTGCCCTGCCATCACACGTTTTGTGCAAAGTGCATCACGGATCTTGCGAACCGTCACACGAGGCGACGCTTCCCCTGTCCCTCCTGTCGCAAGCCCACCTCTCTGCCCCAAGGGGGAGTGGCCGCCCTGCAGGCCAACTTTTACATCAAGACACAGTCAGAGAATAACGAGATGTGTAAAATCCACACAAAGAAAGAGCTGGAGTTTTACTGTGTCAGGTGCCAAGAGGCCATCTGTATCAACTGTAAGATGACCAAACACGAGCAGCACCAGACAGATGACCTTCACACAGCCATCCAACACAAACAACTACTCACTGACAAGTCTCGCCTGCAGAAAGCAGAGAAACATCTCAGGGAAAGTCTGAAGACGACGAGAGCAGAGCAGCAGGCCCTGCTGGACAAGAAGGCGGCAGTGGAGAAAAACATACGTGACCGACACGCCGTCATGGTAGCCGCTGCCGACAAGTTCAGAGATGAGGCCCTGGGCTCGCTTTGTTCTGTCAGCACTGACATTGAGGGTGACATCGACCAGATCCTGAAACAGCAAGAAAACAACCTGAAAGAACTCTTGAGAATTAAGCGACAAGTTGAACGTGCCTATGACCTCAGAAGAGCGAGTGATGTCATAACTGCTGTCCATGAGATGAAGACAGGTCGCTGCAGTGAGCAAGCCGTTGACAAGCTGACGTCACAGGGGTTGAAAACCGTCTGTCGTCCTGTCCTCcacttcaaggtcacaggtgaCGTCATACTGCAGAAGACACGTGACTTCATGGGCACGGTGACCAAGATGGAGATGGAGGTTGCAGCGCCTGAAGTGAGGGTGGTGAAGCGGTTCCCGTGTGGGAAGGAGGCTGACGTTGAGGTCTTTTCTCTCTGTCATGTTGATAGGAGCCCGCCGGTTGTGTGGGTGTCGTGTGAACGGCGCCAATTGAAAGAAGACGCTCCCGTGGAACTTTACAGTGAGGATGGGGAATACAAGAAAAACGATGTGCAGGTCGGTAAAGTTTCATACAGAAGACGTGCCAAAGGAAAGAGTATGAGACCAGTCCATCGGGCAGGCTGCATAGACACACACTGCAAAGCACTGAACACAGCACACAGAATGAACAACAATTTGTCAGGGAAGGCAGAGGTCGACATTGTCAGAGTGATATCTACAGATCCATTAAAGACAGAACGTAAAACAGAATTCACCATCAACGTGGGAGCCCATCGTGCATTCGACGTGGACGACACGCAGCAGTTCTTCGTGGTGGTGGAAGAGTCCCAGCTCCCCGACATATGGCGCAAAGTGAAACTGTACCGACGACATGGAGCGGACGCCATCAGCACCTACAGCCCTCCTGCACATCTCCCTTGCTGCCAGCCGTCCGACGTGTGTTTCTACAGGCTGGGCGGTCAGCACGTGCTGCTGGTGACAGATGAAGAGAACGACGCCATTCACGTGGTGGATGTGAGCGGTGGGTGTCTGAGGTTTGTGCGCTACCTGGCCCCGGGCTGTCCCTGGCTGATCCAACCCACCGCCATCACTGTGGATGTCTCCGCTCGCCTGTGGCTGGCCTGCAGGGGTGGTACCATCATCTGTTTGGAGCCCGTCGATAAGTGA